One genomic window of Magnolia sinica isolate HGM2019 chromosome 3, MsV1, whole genome shotgun sequence includes the following:
- the LOC131240608 gene encoding probable leucine-rich repeat receptor-like protein kinase At1g35710 isoform X8, with amino-acid sequence MITGEISPHFFANWTRLISLQLYTNRLTGAVPSRISLLRNLHHLDLSQNQIVGSIPSEIGTLKDLLYLRLSTNNLTGTIPPSLGNLSQLTYIGLHENRVSGPIPREIGNMRNLIQVHMFRNLLNGSIPSTLGNLTQLNTLHLYENELSGPIPEEIGNLRNLTQLLMGRNNLNGSIPSTIGNLTQLVYLHLLMNSISGPIPQEIGKLGNLYQLDLSTNLLTGSLPFTLANLTELPYLYLCGNQISGQIYPEMGNLKGLYELQICRNSLTGSIPSTLENMTWLTSLVLFENQLSGPIPPSLGNLRSLNRLALFRNNLTGPIPPSLGNLRSLIELALSENNLTGPIPPSLGNLRSLIRLSLFYNQLSGSVPPEISNPTRLEILSLSGNNFSGHLPQVCQGGSLRYFTAVSNHFSGPLPESLRNCTTLTRVRLEYNQLTGNISQVFGVYPDLEFIDLSYNRLYGELSPNWGECRNLTLLKISNNNITGTIPLQIGQLSRLRELELSSNNLEGDIPSTFGMLSLLYELSLKNNQLSGWVPVEIGKLSNLEILDLSKNKLGGPIPQQLGDCSKLRYLSMSENYLNGSIPFQIGNLVGLQSELAFSHNFLSGEIPQQLGKLHMLEKLNFSHNSLSGSIPLSFKEMFSLSSIDLSYNDLEGPLPDSKAFRLAPLEAFIENEGLCGEVKGMLPCNSSSINPVGRKKDLKTVFFIITPIVAALFLLFAFVVIYFIFLRRSPRNAEKGDIEMNNGNLFAIWNFDGKTVYEDIIIATEDFNDKHCIGVGGCGRVYKANLQTGQVVAVKKLNPLEGGEGVDQRSFRNEIQALIEIRHRNIVKLYGFCSHARCSFLVYEYMERGSLASILSSCTERAVELDWVKRMKVIRGVSYALSYMHHDCTPPIVHRDLSSSNILLDLEFEARVSDFGTARLLKPDSLTWSALVGTCGYVAPELAYTMRVTEKCDVYSFGVVSLELIMGRHPGDLLSSLASSGGQDTLLMDVLDQRLPPPTPQDLKDVVCAAMLALACLRASPQTRPTMQHVSQELSAGRTPLIKALHTVTLSQLADIQ; translated from the exons ATGATAACTGGTGAAATATCCCCTCATTTCTTTGCTAATTGGACCAGACTCATTTCCCTTCAACTCTATACCAATCGACTCACCGGAGCAGTTCCATCGAGAATTAGTCTGCTGAGAAATCTCCACCACTTGGACCTCTCCCAAAATCAGATAGTTGGTTCGATACCTTCGGAAATAGGAACGCTTAAAGATCTCCTGTACCTAAGATTGAGCACAAACAATCTCACGGGTACCATCCCTCCATCTCTGGGTAATTTGAGCCAGCTGACGTATATTGGCCTCCATGAAAACCGAGTTTCGGGTCCTATCCCACGAGAAATAGGAAATATGAGGAATCTGATACAAGTGCACATGTTCCGGAACCTTCTAAACGGTTCCATTCCTTCCACTTTAGGAAACTTGACCCAGTTGAATACCCTTCATCTCTATGAGAACGAATTATCGGGTCCTATCCCAGAGGAAATAGGAAATTTGAGGAATCTGACTCAATTGCTCATGGGCCGTAACAATCTGAACGGTTCCATTCCTTCCACCATAGGAAACTTGACCCAGTTGGTTTACTTGCACCTCCTTATGAATAGTATTTCAGGGCCAATCCCTCAAGAAATAGGAAAACTTGGGAATTTGTATCAGCTAGACCTGTCCACTAACCTTTTAACTGGTTCCTTGCCCTTTACTTTAGCAAATCTAACTGAGCTTCCCTACTTATACCTTTGTGGAAATCAGATTTCCGGACAGATCTATCCAGAAATGGGCAATCTTAAGGGTCTGTACGAGCTGCAGATATGTCGTAACAGTCTAACAGGTTCCATTCCTTCCACTCTGGAAAACATGACTTGGCTCACCAGCTTGGTGCTCTTTGAAAATCAGCTCAGTGGTCCAATCCCTCCATCTCTCGGAAATTTGAGAAGCCTAAATCGACTCGCCCTATTTAGAAATAATCTCACTGGTCCAATCCCTCCGTCTCTTGGAAATTTGAGAAGCCTAATTGAACTCGCCCTATCTGAAAATAATCTCACTGGTCCAATCCCTCCATCTCTGGGAAATTTGAGAAGCCTAATTCGACTCTCTCTATTTTATAATCAGTTATCTGGTTCAGTACCTCCAGAAATCTCAAATCCAACACGTTTGGAGATTCTCTCTTTGTCTGGCAACAATTTCTCTGGCCACCTACCTCAAGTATGCCAAGGCGGATCACTCAGATACTTCACTGCAGTAAGCAACCATTTCAGTGGTCCCCTCCCTGAAAGCCTGAGAAACTGCACCACTTTAACAAGAGTTCGGCTCGAATATAATCAGCTCACAGGAAATATATCCCAAGTTTTTGGTGTATATCCTGATTTGGAGTTCATTGACCTGAGTTACAATAGATTGTATGGTGAGCTGTCGCCCAATTGGGGAGAATGTCGAAACCTAACACTACTAAAAATCTCCAACAACAATATTACTGGTACAATTCCGTTGCAAATTGGGCAATTGAGTAGGCTTCGAGAGCTCGAACTTTCATCGAACAACTTAGAAGGAGATATTCCTAGTACCTTTGGGATGTTGTCTCTGCTTTATGAATTGAGTTTAAAAAATAACCAACTATCCGGTTGGGTACCAGTTGAAATTGGAAAACTATCCAATTTGGAGATTCTTGACCTATCGAAGAACAAACTGGGCGGGCCGATACCTCAACAACTGGGGGACTGCTCCAAATTGCGGTATTTGAGCATGAGTGAGAATTATTTGAATGGGAGCATTCCATTTCAGATAGGTAATCTAGTTGGACTACAGTCTGAATTGGCTTTCAGCCATAACTTCCTTTCGGGAGAGATACCCCAACAACTCGGGAAGCTGCACATGCTGGAAAAGCTAAATTTCTCCCACAACTCGCTCTCAGGTTCCATTCCATTGTCTTTCAAAGAGATGTTCAGTTTATCTTCCATCGACTTATCATACAATGATTTGGAGGGCCCTCTCCCTGACAGCAAAGCATTTCGTTTGGCTCCATTAGAGGCATTCATTGAAAACGAAGGTCTATGCGGTGAAGTAAAAGGCATGCTACCATGTAATTCCTCTTCAATAAACCCTGTTGGCAGAAAGAAAGACCTCAAAACTGTGTTCTTCATCATTACTCCCATTGTGGCAGCATTGTTTCTTCTATTTGCATTTGTtgtcatttatttcatttttctccGGAGATCACCAAGAAACGCAGAGAAAGGGGACATCGAAATGAACAATGGAAATCTATTTGCAATATGGAATTTTGATGGAAAGACCGTGTATGAAGACATCATCATAGCAACAGAGGATTTCAATGACAAACATTGCATTGGGGTGGGAGGGTGTGGGAGAGTTTATAAAGCAAATCTACAAACCGGTCAGGTAGTAGCTGTGAAAAAACTTAACCCATTAGAAGGGGGTGAGGGAGTGGACCAAAGAAGctttagaaatgagatacaagcaTTAATAGAAATCCGACATCGCAACATTGTGAAGCTTTATGGGTTCTGTTCGCATGCTCGGTGCTCGTTTCTAGTGTACGAGTACATGGAAAGGGGAAGCTTGGCTAGCATCCTCAGCAGCTGTACAGAACGAGCTGTAGAATTGGATTGGGTGAAGAGGATGAAGGTAATCAGAGGAGTATCCTATGCATTATCATATATGCACCACGATTGCACCCCCCCTATAGTTCACCGGGATTTATCGAGCAGCAATATTTTATTGGATTTGGAATTTGAGGCCCGTGTCTCTGACTTCGGCACTGCTAGACTTCTAAAACCCGATTCATTGACCTGGTCTGCACTTGTGGGAACTTGTGGATATGTCGCTCCAG AGCTTGCATACACAATGAGGGTGACTGAGAAATGCGATGTATATAGCTTTGGAGTTGTATCACTTGAACTAATAATGGGAAGGCATCCTGGGGATCTCTTGTCATCCTTGGCATCATCAGGTGGCCAAGATACATTGTTGATGGATGTGTTAGACCAACGCCTCCCGCCCCCTACGCCTCAAGACTTGAAGGATGTGGTTTGTGCAGCGATGTTGGCACTTGCATGCTTACGTGCCAGTCCTCAAACTCGGCCCACCATGCAACACGTGTCCCAGGAGCTATCTGCAGGCAGGACTCCTCTTATCAAGGCTTTGCACACAGTTACATTGTCTCAACTGGCAGATATCCAG TGA
- the LOC131240608 gene encoding probable leucine-rich repeat receptor-like protein kinase At1g35710 isoform X7: MITGEISPHFFANWTRLISLQLYTNRLTGAVPSRISLLRNLHHLDLSQNQIVGSIPSEIGTLKDLLYLRLSTNNLTGTIPPSLGNLSQLTYIGLHENRVSGPIPREIGNMRNLIQVHMFRNLLNGSIPSTLGNLTQLNTLHLYENELSGPIPEEIGNLRNLTQLLMGRNNLNGSIPSTIGNLTQLVYLHLLMNSISGPIPQEIGKLGNLYQLDLSTNLLTGSLPFTLANLTELPYLYLCGNQISGQIYPEMGNLKGLYELQICRNSLTGSIPSTLENMTWLTSLVLFENQLSGPIPPSLGNLRSLNRLALFRNNLTGPIPPSLGNLRSLIELALSENNLTGPIPPSLGNLRSLIRLSLFYNQLSGSVPPEISNPTRLEILSLSGNNFSGHLPQVCQGGSLRYFTAVSNHFSGPLPESLRNCTTLTRVRLEYNQLTGNISQVFGVYPDLEFIDLSYNRLYGELSPNWGECRNLTLLKISNNNITGTIPLQIGQLSRLRELELSSNNLEGDIPSTFGMLSLLYELSLKNNQLSGWVPVEIGKLSNLEILDLSKNKLGGPIPQQLGDCSKLRYLSMSENYLNGSIPFQIGNLVGLQSELAFSHNFLSGEIPQQLGKLHMLEKLNFSHNSLSGSIPLSFKEMFSLSSIDLSYNDLEGPLPDSKAFRLAPLEAFIENEGLCGEVKGMLPCNSSSINPVGRKKDLKTVFFIITPIVAALFLLFAFVVIYFIFLRRSPRNAEKGDIEMNNGNLFAIWNFDGKTVYEDIIIATEDFNDKHCIGVGGCGRVYKANLQTGQVVAVKKLNPLEGGEGVDQRSFRNEIQALIEIRHRNIVKLYGFCSHARCSFLVYEYMERGSLASILSSCTERAVELDWVKRMKVIRGVSYALSYMHHDCTPPIVHRDLSSSNILLDLEFEARVSDFGTARLLKPDSLTWSALVGTCGYVAPELAYTMRVTEKCDVYSFGVVSLELIMGRHPGDLLSSLASSGGQDTLLMDVLDQRLPPPTPQDLKDVVCAAMLALACLRASPQTRPTMQHVSQELSAGRTPLIKALHTVTLSQLADIQVEDAFLA; the protein is encoded by the exons ATGATAACTGGTGAAATATCCCCTCATTTCTTTGCTAATTGGACCAGACTCATTTCCCTTCAACTCTATACCAATCGACTCACCGGAGCAGTTCCATCGAGAATTAGTCTGCTGAGAAATCTCCACCACTTGGACCTCTCCCAAAATCAGATAGTTGGTTCGATACCTTCGGAAATAGGAACGCTTAAAGATCTCCTGTACCTAAGATTGAGCACAAACAATCTCACGGGTACCATCCCTCCATCTCTGGGTAATTTGAGCCAGCTGACGTATATTGGCCTCCATGAAAACCGAGTTTCGGGTCCTATCCCACGAGAAATAGGAAATATGAGGAATCTGATACAAGTGCACATGTTCCGGAACCTTCTAAACGGTTCCATTCCTTCCACTTTAGGAAACTTGACCCAGTTGAATACCCTTCATCTCTATGAGAACGAATTATCGGGTCCTATCCCAGAGGAAATAGGAAATTTGAGGAATCTGACTCAATTGCTCATGGGCCGTAACAATCTGAACGGTTCCATTCCTTCCACCATAGGAAACTTGACCCAGTTGGTTTACTTGCACCTCCTTATGAATAGTATTTCAGGGCCAATCCCTCAAGAAATAGGAAAACTTGGGAATTTGTATCAGCTAGACCTGTCCACTAACCTTTTAACTGGTTCCTTGCCCTTTACTTTAGCAAATCTAACTGAGCTTCCCTACTTATACCTTTGTGGAAATCAGATTTCCGGACAGATCTATCCAGAAATGGGCAATCTTAAGGGTCTGTACGAGCTGCAGATATGTCGTAACAGTCTAACAGGTTCCATTCCTTCCACTCTGGAAAACATGACTTGGCTCACCAGCTTGGTGCTCTTTGAAAATCAGCTCAGTGGTCCAATCCCTCCATCTCTCGGAAATTTGAGAAGCCTAAATCGACTCGCCCTATTTAGAAATAATCTCACTGGTCCAATCCCTCCGTCTCTTGGAAATTTGAGAAGCCTAATTGAACTCGCCCTATCTGAAAATAATCTCACTGGTCCAATCCCTCCATCTCTGGGAAATTTGAGAAGCCTAATTCGACTCTCTCTATTTTATAATCAGTTATCTGGTTCAGTACCTCCAGAAATCTCAAATCCAACACGTTTGGAGATTCTCTCTTTGTCTGGCAACAATTTCTCTGGCCACCTACCTCAAGTATGCCAAGGCGGATCACTCAGATACTTCACTGCAGTAAGCAACCATTTCAGTGGTCCCCTCCCTGAAAGCCTGAGAAACTGCACCACTTTAACAAGAGTTCGGCTCGAATATAATCAGCTCACAGGAAATATATCCCAAGTTTTTGGTGTATATCCTGATTTGGAGTTCATTGACCTGAGTTACAATAGATTGTATGGTGAGCTGTCGCCCAATTGGGGAGAATGTCGAAACCTAACACTACTAAAAATCTCCAACAACAATATTACTGGTACAATTCCGTTGCAAATTGGGCAATTGAGTAGGCTTCGAGAGCTCGAACTTTCATCGAACAACTTAGAAGGAGATATTCCTAGTACCTTTGGGATGTTGTCTCTGCTTTATGAATTGAGTTTAAAAAATAACCAACTATCCGGTTGGGTACCAGTTGAAATTGGAAAACTATCCAATTTGGAGATTCTTGACCTATCGAAGAACAAACTGGGCGGGCCGATACCTCAACAACTGGGGGACTGCTCCAAATTGCGGTATTTGAGCATGAGTGAGAATTATTTGAATGGGAGCATTCCATTTCAGATAGGTAATCTAGTTGGACTACAGTCTGAATTGGCTTTCAGCCATAACTTCCTTTCGGGAGAGATACCCCAACAACTCGGGAAGCTGCACATGCTGGAAAAGCTAAATTTCTCCCACAACTCGCTCTCAGGTTCCATTCCATTGTCTTTCAAAGAGATGTTCAGTTTATCTTCCATCGACTTATCATACAATGATTTGGAGGGCCCTCTCCCTGACAGCAAAGCATTTCGTTTGGCTCCATTAGAGGCATTCATTGAAAACGAAGGTCTATGCGGTGAAGTAAAAGGCATGCTACCATGTAATTCCTCTTCAATAAACCCTGTTGGCAGAAAGAAAGACCTCAAAACTGTGTTCTTCATCATTACTCCCATTGTGGCAGCATTGTTTCTTCTATTTGCATTTGTtgtcatttatttcatttttctccGGAGATCACCAAGAAACGCAGAGAAAGGGGACATCGAAATGAACAATGGAAATCTATTTGCAATATGGAATTTTGATGGAAAGACCGTGTATGAAGACATCATCATAGCAACAGAGGATTTCAATGACAAACATTGCATTGGGGTGGGAGGGTGTGGGAGAGTTTATAAAGCAAATCTACAAACCGGTCAGGTAGTAGCTGTGAAAAAACTTAACCCATTAGAAGGGGGTGAGGGAGTGGACCAAAGAAGctttagaaatgagatacaagcaTTAATAGAAATCCGACATCGCAACATTGTGAAGCTTTATGGGTTCTGTTCGCATGCTCGGTGCTCGTTTCTAGTGTACGAGTACATGGAAAGGGGAAGCTTGGCTAGCATCCTCAGCAGCTGTACAGAACGAGCTGTAGAATTGGATTGGGTGAAGAGGATGAAGGTAATCAGAGGAGTATCCTATGCATTATCATATATGCACCACGATTGCACCCCCCCTATAGTTCACCGGGATTTATCGAGCAGCAATATTTTATTGGATTTGGAATTTGAGGCCCGTGTCTCTGACTTCGGCACTGCTAGACTTCTAAAACCCGATTCATTGACCTGGTCTGCACTTGTGGGAACTTGTGGATATGTCGCTCCAG AGCTTGCATACACAATGAGGGTGACTGAGAAATGCGATGTATATAGCTTTGGAGTTGTATCACTTGAACTAATAATGGGAAGGCATCCTGGGGATCTCTTGTCATCCTTGGCATCATCAGGTGGCCAAGATACATTGTTGATGGATGTGTTAGACCAACGCCTCCCGCCCCCTACGCCTCAAGACTTGAAGGATGTGGTTTGTGCAGCGATGTTGGCACTTGCATGCTTACGTGCCAGTCCTCAAACTCGGCCCACCATGCAACACGTGTCCCAGGAGCTATCTGCAGGCAGGACTCCTCTTATCAAGGCTTTGCACACAGTTACATTGTCTCAACTGGCAGATATCCAG GTCGAAGATGCATTCTTAGCATAG
- the LOC131240608 gene encoding probable leucine-rich repeat receptor-like protein kinase At1g35710 isoform X6 encodes MITGEISPHFFANWTRLISLQLYTNRLTGAVPSRISLLRNLHHLDLSQNQIVGSIPSEIGTLKDLLYLRLSTNNLTGTIPPSLGNLSQLTYIGLHENRVSGPIPREIGNMRNLIQVHMFRNLLNGSIPSTLGNLTQLNTLHLYENELSGPIPEEIGNLRNLTQLLMGRNNLNGSIPSTIGNLTQLVYLHLLMNSISGPIPQEIGKLGNLYQLDLSTNLLTGSLPFTLANLTELPYLYLCGNQISGQIYPEMGNLKGLYELQICRNSLTGSIPSTLENMTWLTSLVLFENQLSGPIPPSLGNLRSLNRLALFRNNLTGPIPPSLGNLRSLIELALSENNLTGPIPPSLGNLRSLIRLSLFYNQLSGSVPPEISNPTRLEILSLSGNNFSGHLPQVCQGGSLRYFTAVSNHFSGPLPESLRNCTTLTRVRLEYNQLTGNISQVFGVYPDLEFIDLSYNRLYGELSPNWGECRNLTLLKISNNNITGTIPLQIGQLSRLRELELSSNNLEGDIPSTFGMLSLLYELSLKNNQLSGWVPVEIGKLSNLEILDLSKNKLGGPIPQQLGDCSKLRYLSMSENYLNGSIPFQIGNLVGLQSELAFSHNFLSGEIPQQLGKLHMLEKLNFSHNSLSGSIPLSFKEMFSLSSIDLSYNDLEGPLPDSKAFRLAPLEAFIENEGLCGEVKGMLPCNSSSINPVGRKKDLKTVFFIITPIVAALFLLFAFVVIYFIFLRRSPRNAEKGDIEMNNGNLFAIWNFDGKTVYEDIIIATEDFNDKHCIGVGGCGRVYKANLQTGQVVAVKKLNPLEGGEGVDQRSFRNEIQALIEIRHRNIVKLYGFCSHARCSFLVYEYMERGSLASILSSCTERAVELDWVKRMKVIRGVSYALSYMHHDCTPPIVHRDLSSSNILLDLEFEARVSDFGTARLLKPDSLTWSALVGTCGYVAPELAYTMRVTEKCDVYSFGVVSLELIMGRHPGDLLSSLASSGGQDTLLMDVLDQRLPPPTPQDLKDVVCAAMLALACLRASPQTRPTMQHVSQELSAGRTPLIKALHTVTLSQLADIQQVEDAFLA; translated from the exons ATGATAACTGGTGAAATATCCCCTCATTTCTTTGCTAATTGGACCAGACTCATTTCCCTTCAACTCTATACCAATCGACTCACCGGAGCAGTTCCATCGAGAATTAGTCTGCTGAGAAATCTCCACCACTTGGACCTCTCCCAAAATCAGATAGTTGGTTCGATACCTTCGGAAATAGGAACGCTTAAAGATCTCCTGTACCTAAGATTGAGCACAAACAATCTCACGGGTACCATCCCTCCATCTCTGGGTAATTTGAGCCAGCTGACGTATATTGGCCTCCATGAAAACCGAGTTTCGGGTCCTATCCCACGAGAAATAGGAAATATGAGGAATCTGATACAAGTGCACATGTTCCGGAACCTTCTAAACGGTTCCATTCCTTCCACTTTAGGAAACTTGACCCAGTTGAATACCCTTCATCTCTATGAGAACGAATTATCGGGTCCTATCCCAGAGGAAATAGGAAATTTGAGGAATCTGACTCAATTGCTCATGGGCCGTAACAATCTGAACGGTTCCATTCCTTCCACCATAGGAAACTTGACCCAGTTGGTTTACTTGCACCTCCTTATGAATAGTATTTCAGGGCCAATCCCTCAAGAAATAGGAAAACTTGGGAATTTGTATCAGCTAGACCTGTCCACTAACCTTTTAACTGGTTCCTTGCCCTTTACTTTAGCAAATCTAACTGAGCTTCCCTACTTATACCTTTGTGGAAATCAGATTTCCGGACAGATCTATCCAGAAATGGGCAATCTTAAGGGTCTGTACGAGCTGCAGATATGTCGTAACAGTCTAACAGGTTCCATTCCTTCCACTCTGGAAAACATGACTTGGCTCACCAGCTTGGTGCTCTTTGAAAATCAGCTCAGTGGTCCAATCCCTCCATCTCTCGGAAATTTGAGAAGCCTAAATCGACTCGCCCTATTTAGAAATAATCTCACTGGTCCAATCCCTCCGTCTCTTGGAAATTTGAGAAGCCTAATTGAACTCGCCCTATCTGAAAATAATCTCACTGGTCCAATCCCTCCATCTCTGGGAAATTTGAGAAGCCTAATTCGACTCTCTCTATTTTATAATCAGTTATCTGGTTCAGTACCTCCAGAAATCTCAAATCCAACACGTTTGGAGATTCTCTCTTTGTCTGGCAACAATTTCTCTGGCCACCTACCTCAAGTATGCCAAGGCGGATCACTCAGATACTTCACTGCAGTAAGCAACCATTTCAGTGGTCCCCTCCCTGAAAGCCTGAGAAACTGCACCACTTTAACAAGAGTTCGGCTCGAATATAATCAGCTCACAGGAAATATATCCCAAGTTTTTGGTGTATATCCTGATTTGGAGTTCATTGACCTGAGTTACAATAGATTGTATGGTGAGCTGTCGCCCAATTGGGGAGAATGTCGAAACCTAACACTACTAAAAATCTCCAACAACAATATTACTGGTACAATTCCGTTGCAAATTGGGCAATTGAGTAGGCTTCGAGAGCTCGAACTTTCATCGAACAACTTAGAAGGAGATATTCCTAGTACCTTTGGGATGTTGTCTCTGCTTTATGAATTGAGTTTAAAAAATAACCAACTATCCGGTTGGGTACCAGTTGAAATTGGAAAACTATCCAATTTGGAGATTCTTGACCTATCGAAGAACAAACTGGGCGGGCCGATACCTCAACAACTGGGGGACTGCTCCAAATTGCGGTATTTGAGCATGAGTGAGAATTATTTGAATGGGAGCATTCCATTTCAGATAGGTAATCTAGTTGGACTACAGTCTGAATTGGCTTTCAGCCATAACTTCCTTTCGGGAGAGATACCCCAACAACTCGGGAAGCTGCACATGCTGGAAAAGCTAAATTTCTCCCACAACTCGCTCTCAGGTTCCATTCCATTGTCTTTCAAAGAGATGTTCAGTTTATCTTCCATCGACTTATCATACAATGATTTGGAGGGCCCTCTCCCTGACAGCAAAGCATTTCGTTTGGCTCCATTAGAGGCATTCATTGAAAACGAAGGTCTATGCGGTGAAGTAAAAGGCATGCTACCATGTAATTCCTCTTCAATAAACCCTGTTGGCAGAAAGAAAGACCTCAAAACTGTGTTCTTCATCATTACTCCCATTGTGGCAGCATTGTTTCTTCTATTTGCATTTGTtgtcatttatttcatttttctccGGAGATCACCAAGAAACGCAGAGAAAGGGGACATCGAAATGAACAATGGAAATCTATTTGCAATATGGAATTTTGATGGAAAGACCGTGTATGAAGACATCATCATAGCAACAGAGGATTTCAATGACAAACATTGCATTGGGGTGGGAGGGTGTGGGAGAGTTTATAAAGCAAATCTACAAACCGGTCAGGTAGTAGCTGTGAAAAAACTTAACCCATTAGAAGGGGGTGAGGGAGTGGACCAAAGAAGctttagaaatgagatacaagcaTTAATAGAAATCCGACATCGCAACATTGTGAAGCTTTATGGGTTCTGTTCGCATGCTCGGTGCTCGTTTCTAGTGTACGAGTACATGGAAAGGGGAAGCTTGGCTAGCATCCTCAGCAGCTGTACAGAACGAGCTGTAGAATTGGATTGGGTGAAGAGGATGAAGGTAATCAGAGGAGTATCCTATGCATTATCATATATGCACCACGATTGCACCCCCCCTATAGTTCACCGGGATTTATCGAGCAGCAATATTTTATTGGATTTGGAATTTGAGGCCCGTGTCTCTGACTTCGGCACTGCTAGACTTCTAAAACCCGATTCATTGACCTGGTCTGCACTTGTGGGAACTTGTGGATATGTCGCTCCAG AGCTTGCATACACAATGAGGGTGACTGAGAAATGCGATGTATATAGCTTTGGAGTTGTATCACTTGAACTAATAATGGGAAGGCATCCTGGGGATCTCTTGTCATCCTTGGCATCATCAGGTGGCCAAGATACATTGTTGATGGATGTGTTAGACCAACGCCTCCCGCCCCCTACGCCTCAAGACTTGAAGGATGTGGTTTGTGCAGCGATGTTGGCACTTGCATGCTTACGTGCCAGTCCTCAAACTCGGCCCACCATGCAACACGTGTCCCAGGAGCTATCTGCAGGCAGGACTCCTCTTATCAAGGCTTTGCACACAGTTACATTGTCTCAACTGGCAGATATCCAG CAGGTCGAAGATGCATTCTTAGCATAG